The Coffea arabica cultivar ET-39 chromosome 10e, Coffea Arabica ET-39 HiFi, whole genome shotgun sequence region ATTTTTTAGGCGAAAAAATTAGAACCCACTTGTAATTAATCCATATTCACTTTGTCATTAAAAAGTGGGATATGACCTTTTTGTacataaaatttattatatatggGTCATGAATGGCTTTAGGttaaaaagtaattgaaaacctagattgagaccaaatttactaatTTGATTTTATAAGAGACTTAAagttaacattttaaaagtgaaggacgAAAATTTGTATTTGGAAAAATATAAGGgacattttgaatgattttttctATTTAGAGAACGCATATCTGCTTAATAGAAAAATAgggcatttcatttcatttagaACAATTTCATCAAAGCACTTAAAAATTTAACACAACATGAAAAATGTTCATAATAGAGCTGCAAAACAACATCTAAGCAAATAGTTGAGTTTTACTTGTCATGAAAATTCAAGTCACACAAAtcttaagaaaaaaaagatctaATTTGTTCCTATATTTGACTTATACATAATCAACCCATTTTATTTGTACTATGCCAAAAGTATATCTTAgtggaaaaaaaagaggaaataatCTGAGGTTTCTATGTTGTACACGCTATCCAAATTATTGAAATTATGTCAAAGCCTTTAGTTTTTTGGCCAAATCCCATCTTCTCAATTGTCAAATTCTGATGACTTCAGTGGCATTTCCATCGTTAATGTCAACTCAAAGAAAGCAAATTTAGCAGGACTCTCAACCGGATCCGGCTAGCCCGAAGTCCGACTAGAAAATAGTCCACTAAGCCTTATGTTTAATAAAGTTGGACAAAATTTGGATCTGAATATTAGATTCGAATTAAATGTACGCTGAATTTGATCTTTGCTAAGCTCAGATTTCATTAAGGCTAGCCTGTGTataagtgtgtgtgtgtggaataatatatatataatctatAATTATACACACTATAACAtacaaaaattaataatttatatataaattcatAGTAGTTTATAAACATTAAACATATATTCTATATAACTATGAGATTGGACTGAACCGAATCTGAATCCGAAACCCGTATTGAAGTGGGAGCGAAAATGAGCCTTCTTATATGGGTCTGAAAACCTCCTTTGCTTTGTGTACCGGGTTTGGACTTGTTAAACCGAACTCATGAAACTCAGTTGACAGCATTAATATCTATACTCTACCTGGCAAATGATTTCATTGAGATTGAAGTGACGGGGTGAAGACACAGGAAGTGATGTGGAATAATGTACTCTAGCCAATTCTGAATTGAGTGTGTCTTGGAGCCTATAATTGAAGTTAGAGAGACGGTTACGTGTTTGAAAACTAACCCTGCTTGACCTTTGATGTCTGTGTACTACGTAAGACAAGCACCAACACCAATTAAGCCTTCCAAACTACTCTATAAGTGAACATATGAATCGATTAATTCTGTTTGGATTgggattttttgaaaaacaagtttttcaattataatactacagtaatacacaaataaaaataatttcaaaaataccaaatatacaaaaaaaaaaaaagaaagaaagaacaacctcaaaaatatattaaaaaaaaacaacttcaaaaataccaaaaacataaaaaacaaccttaaaaaataccaaaaatataaaaaataaccTAAAAAATAACCTCatctacaataaaatttttcaattacattgttacaataaaatatttcaaaaacacctctAAAAACAGTTAATCCAAACGGAAATTAAAGTTCAAACTCTTTTCTTTATGGTAATGTTCAAACTCAACCCTTCAAAATCTAATTGAACCCTCAACATAAGCTTTTAAATTTTTCTCGGAGAACTCCAAAGCTAGTTGTTGCGAATTCTATTGTGCTTGTTTCACCCCTTGAATAGTTGGTAAGATACTAGAGCACTAGTGAAGTCTACTAATGAAGTCGTCATTCATTAATTTCCTATGAGGGTCATTTACAAATTTAGCATCGCTTCTAAGTTCTAATTACAGTGCCAAAACAAGAGCAAGGTTTCGAATGAGCACCTAGTACGATCTAATTAAGTTTAACTCAACCTTCCCTCTTTCCCCAAAACTATAACAAATGAATAGATGCTTCAAAAGAAGTTGCATGGATCAACTATAGAAAATTATCTTAAACTGTTTTTGAAGCAAACGAAGGGAATGATAGCTTCCACTTCATCTTATCCTAACTAATTTATGCACTTGGCACATTCTTCTGCCAGCCAAAAGCAAATATTATGGTTGAAAATTCTCTTTAGGAGCATTTTCCTCGTAGTCATAGGATTTTGCCAAGTATGCAAAGAGTACGAATCCAAAAATACCAATTCCAGCAAGAAGCCAATAGAAGTAATCAAGATGTGCCCGATTCAAGTTATCAGAAAACCAACCGTCTCTTCCATTTTGACTTGTAGCTTTCTGAATGGCAGAGATGAGAAAACTACTCAAGAAGTTTCCTGTGCCTACGGCACCAAAATAAAGGGAGATCCCCAAACTCCTTAATTCAGTAGGAACCTGATCATAGAAAAATTCCTGTGAACCTACAAGAATGAACACATCTGTAAGGCCGATCAACGTGAACTGAGGCACCAACCACCAGAAGCTCATGGGAACTGCTGCATTTGGAATATCAACCAGACCAAAATCTTTAGCAGTTTTGAGTCTTTTCATTTCAATCAGAGCAGCAATAACCATATTCATGACGGATATCGCCATCCCAGTTCCCATCCTCTGCAGCATTGTTATGCCAGTGGAAAAATTTGTGATTTTTCTTGCAATAGGGACAAAAATTTGATCGTAAATGGGAATGCAGAATGAAATAGAAAGGGCAATGAAAGCTCGCAGCGAGGCCGGTGGTATGCTAAAACTTGGCCCTAATGATCTGTCTACTGTACTTGCTTGCTTAGTAAACAATGTGGAGACTTGAGCCATTGCTATTGTATAGGTTAAACAAGTAGACCAAATAGGAAGCAGCCTTAGAAATATCTTTGCCCCATTAGTCTTGGTGGTAATTGCTTCCCCTGAGTCTTCTGCTGCAGGCAAAACTTTGATAAACCTGACAAGAAAATTCTTAGCTTTCGCAAGGTGTCAACTATATAGACTCTAACAAATCAGTTAGGGGGATATAGACTTGATTGCCACTGATTGATACGAGAATTCGCTAAATACAGTtcttttctgaaaaaaaaaaaagaaaaaaaaaagtgtaccTTTGACAGATGCTCTCATTCAGGATTTCATCTGCATCGTTCTGTCTGGCAGAAAAGCGATAAGTTCTATTACCTATTTGAAATAGGACCAAACCAATTGTCATAGCAATAAATGGAATCCCAAAACCAATTCCCCAATTTATGTTGTCCTGAATGTAGTGTAAGATCAAATGTGCTGCAGTAGCACCTATGCACAAGCAACAGAGCCACCAGTTGAAAAATGAGCTCTTGGCTTTTTTCTCATCTGGATGATTTCCATCAAACTGATCAGCTCCAAAGGCTTGAACGCATGATTTATATACTTGTCCTAGAGCCACCAGATATAGTGACACAAAAAATAGAATCTGAGCCACTATATCTCTACCTTGAAAGGTTGAAACGCTGATCAATGAAGTAGGTACTGTTGAGAGGGTCAAAAGGCCTAGTCCCTGGAATTTCTCCCATTTTAAGAACGACAAGTtcattgaaaaaattgaaaggaAGACAACAAAGTACTCACCAAGATGTAAATAACAGAAGCAAGGATGATTGCCTGATAGCGGGCAAGGAATGAATCTGCAAAAAATGATCCAAAAACTGGTACAAGTGAAGCAACACCGATCCATGTATTGACATTTGCAGCTGCTGTTGCTATGGATTCTCCAAGGGGCCCGGTAAGGTAGCTAATGAGATTTGATTCTATTCCAAAATATGCAAACCTCTCAAGACTTCCAGAAACTGTACAAAAACAAAGCCAACTGAATCAACACATAAACCTAACATCCTGGTTTTCCTGAAATGCAGACGTTGGGAAGTTGTGAACCATCTAGCTTTTGGTTATGAGATAGATTCACACATTCCAACCTTCTTGTGTAGCAAGTGAATATAGAGACCAAAGAATAAAAAATGGGACTAAAGAAAGAAGCAAAGAGCTAAGATATTGTCTCACCTAGAATGAAAGATGCTGATCTCCAACCACCTGATTCGGATCGCTTAATTGCATAACCTTGGTAATCAGCATAGCCATCCACTACTTCATCCCTCTGAAGAAAGGGAATTTGTGTTTGTGCTTCCAAGTTTCTGCATCCATCCATTCTAGAGATAGTCAAATGAACAAGGAATCAAATCAAGATAATGGATCAGTCAATCTGGAGGTACGCATAATATATAATATCTGTCTACGAGGAAACATTACATCCCAAATTTGATTAGAAGCTCAGCATTGATTATAGCCAAAGTAACCTTACTCTTTACAAACGTGCAGTTAattaaattccagattttaAGTATTTAATGAATTAAAGCAGATTATGCTGACCCTAGCTGATAAAAAGCCATGTGGGCTTAAATGACAGCTTAAATTCATCTTCCCTAAAGTCACCATCGAAAATTCTTTATATTAAGTGGATCTTGCGGTTTGGTAGCATGATTAAGTAATGGTAACACAGGCATGCTTCTACGGCAGCAACATTGATggagtaagagtaaagcaataTGGAGAAAATATCTTGTCAATCAACtaggaagaagaaaaatgcctccttttttctgttttcattaaAGATGGAAAGAATCTAATCAACTGTGTCTCATGCTTTTCTATGAAAAGGTTTTCACTTGTGTGACATTCATGTTCACGGCACAAGTTAAGCAGGGCAGTTTGATGAACCTTCCGCAGATTGTGGAATCACTtgctttgctttgaagaaattaagTAGCTCCATAATTTATGTAGCttatttaaaaaagaattaaggtAAATTACTTATTACCCCCTGTGATTTTATATAATGTCAGATGACCACGACATAACTCCTTGTGGTTTTATGTAAAGTGGAAAATGGACGAAATGCAAAATAAGTTACAGCGTTCATACCAAATGTACTTTAAAAGCGTGTATGATAAAATCTTATTATCTATGTAACTCGCTTATGGTTTGTATAGATATTCACTTTATCTCCctgttatttttatatttatctaCATAATCTCCCCAATACTTTTGCCCAAAGTGATTAAGCCATCGATTGATTTAGCATTTAAGTAAGTGCATTAGTATTTCAACTAATGACTCTACATAGGGAGTAAATAGtatttagtgttttttttttggggataatATTCGCTGTAGGGATAAATACAGCTTTCCTATAATCATGTGACAAAAGCAAAGCAGCTGTGTGCAACCGTCCACAAGTCAAAAGAAATCAACTAATAAAGGGTACTCTCTATCTTTATGATAGCACTAGCTATGACTTTTTTACTcaagtgaaaaggaaaaaaataactcAGCCTTCTATGTTTGTTTTGGGAGTGGGATGAGTTTCATTCTTTTAAGGAGTTGAATCAATTTGAAATCCACACTACAAGTACGGAATGATACACGGCAAGATTCAacattttcatttaaattgaaTGAATGCCATAGCTACAATAGATATGAATATCCACTTGAATTTCATGCATATTCCTACCTTGTATATTCATTTACCACAATTTTGATGCCAATTACTCCAAGGCTACACCCAAAGAGATAAATAGTTTGTTGTAAATGCAACAAAAGAtagaattattttttcttttcattgaaCCAAATGAAGTGCTAATATTTAGCTCCCAATTTGATAtacacccttttttttttccaattttggtttaagatatTCTAAATCTTACAAGGGGAAGGAAAAAGGGATGATTTGAGTGTAAACATCCTACATCGCTTCCATTGAATTGAATTTTGAGGGCACACATCTTTAATTCAAAATCAACAAGAGTTACTTGCACGCATGTTCtaaattttaacttttgtacttattgaaaattctCACATTTAGATATAAAAGCAAATgagaacattaaaaaaaatattgatgttttaaaatCAGAATCTAATGGTCAAATGAAACACTTTATTAGTGTTTCTACGCATCTACTTGTCTAATTAATCAATGTTTTGGATCCTCTTCTTTCTAGAAGCATATCCCTCATATTTGTATGAATTTGCTAGGTATGCATAGACAACTAAACCCAAAACCCCAACTCCAGCAAGCAACCAATAGAAGTAATCAAGATGTGCATGATTCAAATTATCACAGAGCCTACTGTCTCTTCCATTTCCACTTGTCACTTTCTCAATTGCAGAAATGAGAAAACTGCTCAAGAAATTTCCTCTGCCTAAGGCACCAGCATTTTTGAGTCGTTTCATTTCAGCCAGAGCTGCAACAACCATGTTAAGGACAGATATGGCCATCCCAGTTCGTATTCGCTGCAACTTTGTTATACCAGAAGAATATCCTGTAACCTTTTTTGCAATTAGCACAAAAATTTGATCATAAATCGTAATGCCgaacaaaatagaaaaagcGATGAAAGTCCTTAGTGAGGCTGCCGGAATGTTAATAGTTGGGCCTAATGATCTATCCACAGCACTTGCTTGCTTGGTAAAAAATGTGGTGGCTTGAGAATATGAAATTGTGTATGTTAAGCAAGTATTCCATATAGGAAGCAGCTTTAAAACGTTCGTCTTGTTATTCCTGTTGGAGATTGTATCGATGTTCTTTGCATCACCATCAGCTGCAGATAATACATCCTCCAGAAACCTAACCACAAATATTCTGCATTAGTTATGTTTCAATAATCATTATTTGATAAACCAATTAGgaagaaaagcaagaaaataaaCCCTTCTTTTTATCTCAAAAAATTATTAGCCTTCTCCAATTGCTTtttacccaaaaaagaaaattaagagcAGTATGAAAACAGGAAATGTAAGTTCAATATCTATAAAATTCCATGAAAAGTAGTATGGGAGTAAGATATATTTCCTTACCTTTGGTTTTTAGAGCTTTGAGGATTCTCGTTGCTGTATGAAGCATCTGTCACTTGAGCGAATTGTGCATGGATTCTCTCATCAGGGATTTCTTTATCTTTATTGCCTTGCCTGAGAGCAAATCGATATGTCTTACGTCCCATTAAAAACAGGACCCAATTTACGTTGTCCTGAATGTAATGCCACAGATTCTCTAAGTGGCCCGGTAAGTATTAAGATTTGATTCTATTCCATAATATGTAAATCTCTCAAGACTTCCGGCACATGAAAGTGAATGAAGCCAATTCAATCAATATTTCTAGTTTCTGATCAGCCAATAGAAAGGTGGACAAAAGAAAGAGCAGAGAGATTTCCTGACCAGATGAATGCTGCAGATTTCCATCCTCCAGCTTTTGATCGATTCGGTGCATATCCTTTATAATCTGTATAGCCATTGACAACATCAGATCGAGTTgtgaagaagaggaatctgggCTTCCAAGGTCCGACTCTTACTCAGGGATGAAAGTTTGGTTCAAAACTTTTCAAGGCATCAAAGGGAGGGGTAGAACTTGTAACCTCCCATTGGTATTAGCAACCCGCTTACCAGCTGCCCCAAACTCATTAGTTACTACTCTCTCACTTTGAACGGCTTCATTTGAATCAATTTtccaaagcaaaaaaaattgaaaaggaaaaggaccaaaaaaaaaaagggtaaaaaacaaaaaagcctcATGTGGTAAGTttaatacacagaaaaatcccctatggtttcaaaatatacaacacgacacctcatgctttgaactaaattgtaaagctgacggaatccgttaaatttaacggaaatgacttattggaacctaaaaaaaaattttatgcctaatttttatcaaatatacctattctaccccttaaccctcaattctctctatttagagaataaaacaaatgatttttttgaattgtcttttgcttaattatatcagggcattttatccatttccgttaagtttagcGGATTCCGTCacatttacaatttagttcaaagcatgagaggtcgtgttgtatattttgaaaccatggagggcttttctgtgtattaggttcATCACAGgggacttttttattttttaccaaaaaaaagaagaagttgaGAATCGATCTCATATATTCCTTTCTCGTTGGTAGGGATTTTCATATTCCGGTTTCAAGCAAGTAATAGCTGTTGACTGACAGGGAATCATtcatttaaaaaacaaaaaggaaaaataaatttaaaagaaacaaatgcaCTTTCTTATTTGCATAATCACTCATCCACTCTCACTAGcaatctctctttttcttctttttcttcctcttcttcttcttcttttttttttttttgggctaatGTTATCCATTAGGATGACAATAGTTGGACAAAGTAAACCAAATTCCATAACTAACGGGTTAATCATATATATGTAAATAGACTGAAAAACAGATTACATTCTATCAACTAGAGAAATAGCACCAAGCCCTTCAATCTCTGCAGGTCAATAGCTAACCTGAAATAAGACTTTCAGGTGATTGAAGTCTTGAATTATTTGAGTCCTGAAATAAGATTTTCAGCACAATAAATATATTGTAATTGAATAATTCCAGCCCAGCAGCTGAAACCTCCTACGTACGATAAAGTCAGATTACAAGATATGACATACAAAGTTCGGTGAAAGAAAGGTGCAAATGTTGCAGTCAATCAACAGCTTTAAGCATATTTTgttctttcccatttcatcaaTAGTAGTTGAACTAAGCACAAGAGAATCTCCAAAGTTGAGATGCTTTGTTAAAAATCCATTCTAAAATTGCTTTTCAAGTTAAAATTTAACTGAATTACTTTTGATATTTGAGTGCATAAACCACATTTGTGAGAATTGTTCTGGCCAGTTCTATATATTTCAAGGGCCTCAAGACAAAATAGAATCTAAAATTACACCCATCAGTTTTTGATCCAAGATAAGTCAGGCTACTCAATATTTTCCTCCATAATTTGATGTCAGATAACATGAATCTACATCAAGAACTACAACGAAAACAACCAGCTCAAAAATaggtaataaatttttaaatgagTGGAGGATTGACGTACTCAAATTCTAGAATCAAATCCTGTATCTTACACATTGCTCCTGTCTGTCCTTGGCAATCCTACATAATCATCTTAACTATTACAGTTACAGCCAATTCAGGCAGTGGAACGACCTTGACCATTATAGGCATAAGAATTTGCATGATACAAGAAGGCTAAGAACTCCACCATACTAAATCCagcaagtaaccagtaaaagtaATCAAGATGTGCTAGATTCAAGTTACTGGAAAACCAACCTCCGACTCTGCTGCCGGTGCTTGTGAATCTCTCAATGCTGGAGATAAGAAAACTGCTTAGAAAGCTCCCAATTCGAAAGATACTCAGAAAAAAAGAGAGGCCTATAGTTTTCAATTCACTTGGCATTTGATCATAGAAAAGCTCCTGCAAACCAACCACAGTGAAAACATCAGCAATTCCGAACAATATATACTGAGGCACCAACCACCAAAAACTCATAGGAACCGTTGCATGTGGCAGACCAGCTAAACCATTCCATTGAGCAATTTGAAGTCTCTTTCTTTCAACAAGAGCAGCAATGATCATTGAAGCAGTACATAGAACCATTCCTATTCCAATTCTCTGCAGCTTCGTTATCCCTGATGGCCTTCCGGTGATAGTTCTTGCAAGAGGGACAAAAATGCGGTCATAAATAGGGGCAAAAAGGATAATGGAAATGCCTGTTAAATACTGAAGTGAAGCAGCCGGTAACACAAATCCTGAACCTATTGATTTATCCATTGTAACTCCTTGTTCTGTGAACAAAGTGGAAGTTTGTGCAAACACAACAGCATATGCCAAGGATGTAGCCCATATAGGAAACAAATCTTTAAGTGACTTTAATTCTTCAAATTCACAGACTTCGGACACATCCTTGTACTTCTCAAGATCATCTTTTTCCAGCAAagcttcattgagaaatctgTACGTGGTtaaaaagattcaagatcaattcaaacttttgaataaattattggTGGATTATAGGCAATGATTTAAATGAATATTGAACTCACCGAAACTCATTTTTGTCAAAATTCTGATAGAGGACCATTTTAAAAACCAACATTTGGTACATTGAGCTGCAATTAAATACATTTAGAGGTTCATGAACCTCGATGAACTTTCTCCAAGTTTCAATAAACATCATAGTTCTAATTTATCAGCTTAAGATTACAGAGTTTTTTCCGATGTTAGTTGTATCCTCCCAACATCAAAATCTAAATGCAGAACAGAAGAATCATATTCCACATTTTTTACAAGCACAAGCATGTCCTTTAagtattactttttttttcctgtagCTTCCTCTTCATAGGTTGAAGTCTCAGAAAGATGCCATAAAGGCACAATAAGAAAAGACATTCTCACTTATGTAAGTAGTATCATCTTACTCATATTGCTTGGATCTTGCTTCATTGACTGTTGCATGTACTCCTTCACTAGACTTTGATGAAGGGACAAACTGCCGATACTTAGCTCCTTTAGCAAACAAATTGCCAATATTTGAAACGGAAAACTTCTCTTCATCTTTCACTTTATACCTATAAGTCTTAGTGCCAAGTAAGAATACGAGTAGGGCCACTGCAAGAGAGCTGCATGGGATCCCAAAGCCGAGAGCCCAACTAAGGTTATCTTGAATGTAGTTTAAGACCAATAGTGCACTCAAAGGACCTGCACATaaaccaaaataccaccaattGAAGAATGAACTTTTGCTTCTGCTCTCTTCTGAATCTTGTCCATCAAACTGGTCCGCTCCAAATGCGACAATGCATGGCTTGTGCGCCCCCTGGCTAAGTGCTATTAAATatagagaaaagaagaagagaataaCTTGTAATTGGCTAGGGGAACATGATTGCATGCTGATGTTGCTTTGGCAGTTGAGCATAGCAGATATGGTTAATAGGCCAAGTGCCTGCAATTCATATCAGTTGAATTAGTACAATTTAGCAGTCAGGATGCACAATCATGTAGCTATTTGTCAGCATCTTTCATGACATCTTTCACTGGTTAGAGAGAATTTAGatcatattttcactttttaaagATTCAGTAACTGGTGTCTCCAATCTCGATTACCTATTTTACGGTGTAGCTCATATGTTCAAAGGGTAAGATCCTAGACAGCGAGGCTGTGGTATTAGTGATGCTCCTTCAAAAGGATTAGATCCTCTGTCTCTATCAAGGGTTTCCTTTTGGAAGTTATCAACAACATAACGACTTAGTAATATGCTCAGAGACTTGTCACGGAAAATCCAATTCACAAcaacaatatcaaaagaattcTTTAAGAACAAAATTGCACTACTTCACAATGGTTTTAAATATGACTCTCTACATCACATATATTGACACAGACGAGGgttcaaaacaaaaagaaaccaACCAGGATGTAAATCACAGATGCAACCACGATGGTCCGATACCGGCCTAGAAATGAATCGGCCACAAATGCCCCCACAAGCGGCAGCATTGCTCCGGCGCCTGTCCACAAGTTAACATTGGCAGCTGCAACGGCTGTTGACTGCCTAAGATGACCCGTAAGGTAAGTTATAAGATTGGAACCTACTCCAAAGTATGCAAACCTCTCTGCTACTCCAACACCTGCTCTCCAATTCACAAACTAAAACAGCAGACATGCAAAGTAGTACTACGAGTTTGGGTAATTACAAAAGTTTTGGTACGTGTATAATGTATTATAGCATAATCTAGCTATAGTTCTTCAAGAATTAACTATTTACACAAGGCCGACTTGATATAAAAAGAGAAGTGAAGAGAGATCGACTAACAATGTTTAATCCTctaatgatgaatttttgctGCTTCAAGTGTGGAAATATATGTGTACAAGTATAAAGACTAGTGTTATGCAAAGAGTCTATGATAAAATCACTAGGCTAGTTTTCTTGCTTCATGATTATCTTATCCTAATATTGTGCAGAAAATTCAAGGAAAAATCATAAATAAATAGCTAAAATAACACGAATTAAATAGTAAGTAAAAGTTTAAGAAAAGTAGAGGTGCAATTTCCAAGTAAGTTATCAATGTGATGAAACaagttttttgttaaaaaaaataataacaataataaaattttccattttgcaCTAGTTTAAAAAAGTTTCTTAAGTACAAGATGAAAATGAGATGCAGCCATTAATTCACCTACATAGATATTCCTGGTTTCATTAAGAAAGAATTGATAGGAATTAATCTCACCTATAATGAAATAAGCAGATTTCCATTTTCCTGATTGGGATCTTTTTGCTGGGAGACCTTGATAATCTACAACACCATCAATCGTATCATGATGACAAGCTGAAACTTCTTCATCAGAACTGGGAATATCTGCAGGAATGATGGCTAATCCAATAGGATCAGTACTGGCCATGTCTGTAGAACTTCCGAGTACTAGTACAAAACTAGACTAGAGAGTCCACCCCAAAACTGGCACATTGGATTTTCAACGAAATTCCCACAATCCCAGCTTGAAAATCTGAGGAAGGAAGTTGAAAAAGCCATTTAAGCTTGGCAAGACCCTTCGGCAGTGGGTGGGTGGGTGTATACGGGTTGCATGCCACTGCAAGCATGCATCAAATGCTCAACACTTGtgggaatttttctttttttttgttaaagggAAGGAATTTTTCTAGTCATTTTCGGTTAAGAAGTTAATACTACTCCACCATTACTTTTTTGGTCCAACAagctaaagttttttttttttttttttttttttgggtgtgggGATCCTGAAAATTGGGCTATATTATATGTGTGCTAATGGCTATCAAGGACCATTTTGGACCGCCCCTTTCTGATTACTCATTGCAACGTGTTTATCCTCAGCCCAAGtgagataccttttctttttaatttctttattttcttacaggtgaaaattgtcaaaaatagaATGATTTTCTGGAGAACATGGATAAAGCTAGCTCCAGATAGCATATGGAATTAGGGGTATGAACCAGTCTAATCAAATCGAATATCTAATGTTCaaacttgtttgattattttaacaaatttgaaattttattcaaacttGACTTATTTATTTGCTGAATCAAGtttgaatgaatttttttttaatcgagCTTGAATGTTATTTAACACAAAATGTTATTCAATCTTGATTTGACGAGTTGGCAAACTAATTCCAAACGAGCTCTTACCAAGTCAAACTTAATTCAAGTATCAAATAACTTGATTCATCTTTTAACCTTATATAgaattagtattttttttttagtaagaTATTTAGTGTGTGATACTTGAACTGAAGGGGCTGTCGCATGAATGCATGGTTTAAAGTTTAAACTCAAATTAAGTAGATGTAGTAAGAGGAGATATGTGGTCAAGATACTGGCTGTGGGTAAATAACAGATGCCAAGTTGTTAACCATTACATAATGAGTTAagaatatattaaatatttttctcatttgGTACAAgtctaaattgaaaaaaaaatcatgaattttgtatttttatttttcagtaAAAACGAGCGATGATGAGAGGTAGAAGACTTTGATATCCCTACCTATCTGTTTATGGACATAAGCAACAACGCCAAATAGATATTCTTAGAGAACATTATATACAATAATTAGTAGGTTAATCTTTCTTACACTAACAGTACACTTACTGGGAGacttggatgaatgacaactgtgtgaaattcaa contains the following coding sequences:
- the LOC113710881 gene encoding protein NRT1/ PTR FAMILY 5.10-like — its product is MAFYQLGMDGCRNLEAQTQIPFLQRDEVVDGYADYQGYAIKRSESGGWRSASFILVSGSLERFAYFGIESNLISYLTGPLGESIATAAANVNTWIGVASLVPVFGSFFADSFLARYQAIILASVIYILGLGLLTLSTVPTSLISVSTFQGRDIVAQILFFVSLYLVALGQVYKSCVQAFGADQFDGNHPDEKKAKSSFFNWWLCCLCIGATAAHLILHYIQDNINWGIGFGIPFIAMTIGLVLFQIGNRTYRFSARQNDADEILNESICQRFIKVLPAAEDSGEAITTKTNGAKIFLRLLPIWSTCLTYTIAMAQVSTLFTKQASTVDRSLGPSFSIPPASLRAFIALSISFCIPIYDQIFVPIARKITNFSTGITMLQRMGTGMAISVMNMVIAALIEMKRLKTAKDFGLVDIPNAAVPMSFWWLVPQFTLIGLTDVFILVGSQEFFYDQVPTELRSLGISLYFGAVGTGNFLSSFLISAIQKATSQNGRDGWFSDNLNRAHLDYFYWLLAGIGIFGFVLFAYLAKSYDYEENAPKENFQP
- the LOC113711254 gene encoding protein NRT1/ PTR FAMILY 5.10-like, which gives rise to MAIQIIKDMHRIDQKLEDGNLQHSSGQEISLLFLLSTFLLADQKLEILIELASFTFMQGNKDKEIPDERIHAQFAQVTDASYSNENPQSSKNQRIFVVRFLEDVLSAADGDAKNIDTISNRNNKTNVLKLLPIWNTCLTYTISYSQATTFFTKQASAVDRSLGPTINIPAASLRTFIAFSILFGITIYDQIFVLIAKKVTGYSSGITKLQRIRTGMAISVLNMVVAALAEMKRLKNAGALGRGNFLSSFLISAIEKVTSGNGRDSRLCDNLNHAHLDYFYWLLAGVGVLGLVVYAYLANSYKYEGYASRKKRIQNID